A genomic stretch from Candidatus Methylomirabilota bacterium includes:
- a CDS encoding PIN domain-containing protein: MPGPHILIDSSVWIEYYRPRGPKALQDRVREALARDVVVTTGIIVVEVLQGARTEEAYGILWDDFSGLRWLEPSPQAVQDAARLGFELQRRGTPVPATDLLIASVALQHDSHVWHRDAHFARIAARTPLQAESL; encoded by the coding sequence GTGCCCGGACCCCACATTCTCATTGATAGCTCGGTGTGGATAGAGTATTACCGCCCTCGTGGTCCGAAGGCCCTGCAGGACCGAGTTCGGGAAGCGTTGGCTAGAGACGTGGTGGTTACAACAGGCATCATCGTAGTTGAGGTTCTGCAGGGGGCCAGGACCGAGGAGGCGTATGGTATCCTGTGGGACGACTTTTCCGGCCTCCGTTGGCTCGAACCGAGCCCCCAGGCTGTTCAGGACGCAGCTCGTTTGGGCTTCGAACTCCAGCGACGTGGCACGCCGGTTCCCGCCACCGACCTTTTGATCGCCTCTGTGGCCCTGCAACACGACTCTCATGTCTGGCACCGGGACGCCCACTTTGCCCGCATCGCCGCTCGCACCCCTCTTCAGGCCGAGTCGTTGTAG